From Acidobacteriota bacterium, one genomic window encodes:
- a CDS encoding class I SAM-dependent methyltransferase: protein MKVEPRIEAGYRWLEQRCPICNVTPTRFLGYRGGAAHRQSIGVECEIWSCCECGLIFPNPMPHPVGGLAQHYDADPSDYFVNHESPVKLLVANKLLERAEQWLGKKGKILDIGCGRGEIVQTAETAGWEVVGIEPSEPFADYAERHSGVKILRKTLEECHFDADEFDCIFLSAVLEHLYNPMEIVGEISRILKPGGLFYFDVPNESGLYFVLGNLYYRILGRKWTVNLAPTFSPYHLFGFNRRSLTRLLERNGLRIKELKICGGTSFVPETEGFNGKFESFAAGIVTEVSKFGSMGTYIEGWAGKS from the coding sequence ATGAAAGTCGAGCCGAGAATTGAAGCCGGCTACCGATGGCTTGAGCAAAGATGTCCGATCTGTAATGTGACTCCGACAAGGTTCTTAGGCTATCGGGGTGGCGCTGCTCATCGACAGAGTATTGGCGTAGAATGTGAAATCTGGTCGTGTTGTGAATGCGGATTGATTTTCCCCAATCCTATGCCGCATCCCGTCGGTGGACTCGCACAGCATTACGACGCGGATCCATCCGATTATTTTGTGAATCACGAATCCCCTGTGAAGTTATTGGTGGCCAACAAGTTGCTGGAAAGAGCCGAACAATGGCTCGGCAAAAAGGGGAAAATCCTGGATATCGGGTGCGGCCGTGGCGAAATTGTTCAAACTGCCGAGACTGCTGGATGGGAGGTTGTTGGAATTGAGCCGTCTGAACCTTTTGCTGATTATGCCGAGCGTCATTCTGGTGTCAAGATATTGCGTAAGACATTGGAGGAATGTCATTTTGACGCGGACGAGTTTGATTGTATTTTCTTGTCCGCCGTGCTTGAGCATCTATACAATCCGATGGAGATCGTCGGAGAAATTTCTAGGATTTTGAAACCCGGCGGACTATTTTACTTTGACGTTCCTAACGAATCGGGACTCTATTTTGTACTTGGAAATCTTTATTATCGCATTCTGGGTCGAAAGTGGACCGTAAATCTCGCACCGACATTTAGCCCCTATCACCTGTTTGGATTCAATAGAAGATCGTTGACTCGGTTGCTCGAAAGGAACGGGCTTCGGATTAAGGAACTCAAGATTTGCGGTGGAACCAGTTTTGTTCCCGAAACCGAAGGTTTCAATGGTAAGTTTGAGAGCTTCGCCGCAGGTATTGTCACCGAAGTTAGTAAGTTTGGGAGTATGGGAACATATATTGAGGGGTGGGCGGGGAAATCGTAA
- a CDS encoding NTP transferase domain-containing protein — MKGVVLAGGLGSRLYPLTKITNKHLLPVYDKPMIYYPIQTLINAGIEDIMIVTGGNFAGHFLQLLGNGKEFGLKHLNYTYQEGEGGIADALSLVEHFADDEPVCVVLGDNVIEGNIRQAADEYRQQGGGAKILLKKVHDPQRFGVPELDGDRVLNIEEKPKDPKSDFAVIGIYFFDNTVFDVIKTLKPSDRGELEITDVNNHFIRRGEMTWNELDGWWTDAGTFESLLRASKLVAETGANNP; from the coding sequence ATGAAGGGTGTTGTATTGGCAGGCGGACTCGGTTCAAGATTGTATCCGCTGACGAAAATCACGAACAAGCATCTCTTGCCGGTCTACGACAAGCCGATGATCTATTATCCGATCCAAACGCTGATCAATGCGGGGATCGAGGATATAATGATCGTCACCGGCGGAAATTTTGCCGGCCATTTTCTGCAGCTTCTCGGTAACGGGAAGGAATTCGGTTTGAAGCACCTGAACTACACGTATCAGGAAGGCGAGGGCGGGATCGCCGACGCGCTATCGTTGGTCGAGCATTTCGCCGACGACGAGCCGGTTTGCGTCGTGCTCGGCGACAACGTTATCGAGGGAAATATCCGCCAGGCTGCCGACGAGTACCGACAACAAGGCGGCGGCGCGAAGATATTGCTGAAGAAGGTGCACGATCCGCAGCGTTTCGGCGTTCCGGAACTCGACGGCGACCGCGTTCTGAACATTGAAGAGAAACCGAAGGATCCGAAATCCGACTTTGCCGTGATCGGGATCTACTTTTTCGACAACACGGTTTTCGATGTCATCAAGACCTTGAAACCGTCGGACCGCGGCGAACTCGAGATCACGGACGTCAACAACCATTTCATCCGGCGCGGTGAAATGACCTGGAACGAACTCGACGGCTGGTGGACCGACGCCGGAACGTTCGAGAGTCTACTTCGGGCAAGCAAACTTGTCGCCGAAACGGGAGCGAACAACCCGTAA